GGCGAGTTCACTAATTGCGACGCTTTCGGTCACACGAGGGGCAATGTCCCCCCCGATTCCGACTCGTCGCATGAAGGTGTGACACTCTAAGCAGCGTTGCTCTCCAAGAGAGCGCTCGCCGCAAGAATCGCACTCATAGACGGTGATCTCCCGACGTGACCGTGACTTGGCTACGGTGATATTCTCCCTATCCACACTGCGTCGTCTGCGATAGCCAAGAGAACGACAAGCATCTGGAGCAGTAGGTTCTCCTCCCTGATGAGGGGAAGCTATTCCCACAGACTGGGCACGTTATCGTGACGCTATCGTGACGCAACGGGGATTTGACTCCTGGTGACCCCACACTCGGGTGGAGTTGGTTGATTTCATTGACGCTGGACATGGTGACACTCCAATTCTTAGGCAGTTGTGCATTGCTGGACATGATGTGTGCTCTGGTGCGTTCTCGAGTCGCCATTGACAAACCCGATGCTCTCGCTGTTGCGCCTCAACGATGTACGCGTACTTCACCTTGAACCAGCCACCCTTGGAGGGCAGTGATGTGCGTGCAGTTTTGGTGTCCGCTACCGTGCAATTATTTGGCCGCATCTATGCATTATTGCATGGCCGCTAACACATATAACTGTCAAGCTAGACCTATCCATACTTCTGGACATGACTAGCAATGGCGCTGATAAAACAGACGTGCTTGTTCATTAAGGTCCTGGACATGATGTGGAACTTCGGCTATACCACCATTGGATAGTTGCGTGTCGATTCAGGGGTAGCAATGACGCGGCAGGCACAACTACGACAAAGCAAATGGTCCCGACTGCACCCTTGCAGGTGCCGATCGCCTTCACCAAGGGCATCGCGTTAGGTTGCGGATGCAGTGCTTGTTCTCAGGGCTGTTCACTAAGTCGTTGTGGAGCCGCGCACACAATCGCATAGTCAAACTCGCGAGATCGGTCAACCTCAGACACCCGCGTCACTTGCTCTTCAGAAATACCAAGACCGCAGATAAGATCTTCTCTCTGATAGGAGAGTGTCTCAAAACCGATCTCTCAAGCAGGCGACGGAAAGAGTTAGACTCCTCCCAAGACGACGCTGTCGAAGAAAACCCCCGGAAAGCAAAAGGAACCTCTTCATGTGTTTTGCCCTGATACGCCGGAGAAGAACCGTCATTTCCGTAAGGAGAATGAGCAGCTCGCATTCGTGTAAGGAATTCTTGAGACAATTTTTGCACTTTCACGGATCAAGGAGATGCCGCGACAGCTGATCTATCAGTTCATCGACACCCGTCAAGGCTTAATTCCCGATCAAGATCCTGTGCTCGGTCTGTCATGTCTCGCGGTCGGCCTACTACGGCTGGTGCGATAGAAAGGAGAGGTACGAGGAGTCGGCCAAAGCGAGTGATACGCTCAAAAAGCGCGGGTGGCCTTTCTGAGCAATCGGAGTTTCTGTGGAGCTCCCAAGGTCCGCGGAGAAACTCTGGCGAGAACGGCATTGACGTCTCATGTGCAACTCCCGGGTCGACTGATGACCGAACTCCGTATCCACTTCGGCTATGGGCAGACCCAAGACCGTCACGACCAGAGCCGACGGGCACGCTAGAAAGAGAACCCACCAAGGTGTTCGAGGAACTTCACGGTCGATGCGATGGACACTCAACTGTTCATCGACGCCTTGCACCAGGCCAATACAACACGAGGTATGGTCTTATTACCGACTAGTAGTTCCGATACTGATCATGGCTCGAAAGCACACAAATAAGGAGTTCACAGAGATTTTAGCGCCCTCGAGGATGCCACAGTCGATTCCGAAGAGTCGAGAACTCGTCTACCAAACGGACCTTACCACACGAGAGGAGGTGCGACTCGAAATCTTCGATTGGATCCAATGGTACAACCGGAAACGACGGCATTGGAGGAGTCGGCTACAAATATCACCGATTCAGTCCGAACAAGCCGCTAAATTGCAAGCGGTATAGCTAAGCGGAGTTCTGTCTGTCATTTGGTTAGCAATTACACTAGCTCTTGCGTCCACTGAAGTGAAGTTGCCCACCACCGATGAATGGGAGAGTTGATCCATATGAGTATCATATGGAGCCGATCTTACAAGCTTTCTAAAAGCAAGGCGATCAGCTACAAGCTAAGAACCGGAGGCCAACAATATCAACGAAATATTTCGTTGATATGATGCGCCCTCAAAGCGAACGCCCCGATCGATGCGGACTCACCATTATCATCAAGCGGAAGACCTTTCACCTTGGGACGTACAGTCTCCTTTGAATAAACCCAAATAGGACGACTGGAGTTGGTTGACTACAAGCGCTTTAACCATAAAGCAAAGCTGGTGGTTAACGTACGCTTCGAATGAAAACTGCGTTTTGAGGTGCCAGTGCTTTAACGCCCACATATGTGCCAAAAGAGATAGGTCCGAGGCGACTAATCCGGGGTCAACCCGTACGAACTTTCCGAGCTCCATGCCCTCTTCGATGCAGTCCGAAAAGTACGAATTTGTCTCAAGCTCCAAACTCATCAGTCGTTCGCGCCCTTCACGGGTTAAGCTCTTGCTCTCCTGGTACGCGAGGAGTGCGGCAGCCCGGTGATTATCGACGACGTGACAATAAGCGCGGAACCCAGCGGCGAGTCGCTCCACTGGATCTTCTACTTTTTCCATTGCTGCTGGAACTTCGCCTCGATAAGCCTCGATAATCTGCGAGACAATCAAAAGCAGTATATCCTCTTTGGCAGAGACATACTGATAAATTGTTCCGACACTGACATCAGCCTCTCGTGCTATGTCAGAGACGAGCATGCGATCGAAGGTCGTCGTCGCCATCAACCGCGTTGCGGCGCCCAGAATCTGCTCTAATCGCCATTCGACTCTTGCAGCACGAATGGCATCCAACCCGCTTACATTTACCTTCGACGTAGCATCTTCACTCATTCAGATGTCTTCCTTTCCAGGATGGTTTCCTCCGTAGCCTCTCGACTTGTTAACTTTCCTGCCCTCCATTAAGGACTGCATCAGCGTTCCGCCACGGCGTTGGTGTTCGCACCGGATTCACTAGGTATCGCGACGACTTCATTATGACCATCTCCACTGTCGCGGCATAGTCACTGCTTGATCGCCAATGCTAACTAACTCATCTGTTCCTGCTAGTAGTCGCGCCATCTGGGCATCTCTCATTAGCCGCTCAACGGGATAGTCCTTGATGAATCCATAGCCACCATGCAACTGAGCTGCGTCAGTAGAGGTTTGCACCGCGCTCACAGCTGCCACCCACTTTGCCATCGTACTCAACGTGGCAACCGACTCACGCGCACCCCTTTTCGAGTTGTTCAACAACTCTGCCACTCTACTTGTCAAGGCCCGGGATGCCTCCAGCCTAGCGATCATCATTCCCAGGAGCACCTTGGTGCTCTGGAAAGATCCTATCGGAACACCGAATTGCATACGTTCACCTACATACGTCTGGGCATAATCCAACGACGCGCTGGAGATACCATTTGCCAAAGCAGCGAATGCAGCGTTCCTTATTCCTTGCAGCAATGCTATCGCAGACGGATCCCTTGAGAGTACATCGCGGTCAGTCAATCTACGGTTTCGGAATTCGACAGTATGCAGCGACAGCCCACGAAGGCCTAAGTCTGCCTGATCGGGCAGCAATATCACACTTTCCTCGTGCGCCGAGTCACCCAGATCAAGCCCAAGTAGAACGGGTCCGACCTCGGTTTGTCCTACAGCAACAAGCAGGTACCCCGTATGCAAGCCGTACTGGGGCACCCAATTAAGTAACCCATTCACGTAAAGAGTTCCACCCACCTCGGTCACCTTTAGCTCTTGCCCTAGCAACGAATCCGAGACAGACCATACAGAGAGCAGTTCCCCGGTCGCCAGTCGGCCCAGCTCATCTGACCTTCTTGAGTCGGACTTACTTGATGTAAGTGCCCGAACTCCCAGCAGATTCATCGCGGCAATAGAAGCAACGGCCCCGCTAGCCGTTGCCAGGGCATCGATGGCGGTTATGACTTGGGATACCGTACCGCCAGCCCCACCACAGTCACCTGGGACCGCCATCGCATGAAACCCAGTCTCAACAAGCTTCTGATAGACATCTTCGGGGATATTTTCTGTCTCATCGATACGACCAGCAGAACCGTTGAGACTTTCCACAACAAAGCGCCGTAGCCCTTCCTTGAGCAATTGCGCGTCCTTCTCATCCTGACTTGCTTCGTACATGCCCTCTCGCCTCCGCTTCTTCTCTATACGACCCCCTCAAGGCAATGATCCAACGATGACACTTTGTTAATCTCACCGCATGGTACCCACAACTACCTTTAGGGAGCTACCGCCCTCATGACGCTTCGATATTCCTCAAGCTCTCCGTAAGCTGTTACTGGAACAACGATCGGCGTAATACCAAGTCGCTCCAGACTGTTCAACCGCTCTCGACAGTAGGTGGCGTTCCCCACAACCGCCACATCCCTGACAAAATCGGCATCCAGCGTCTTGGCAATCTCGTTTATTCCCACATCTACCCCATACTCGACAGCCCTCAGCCCGCAAGAGAGTAGCCAGCTTCGATACTCTCGAACTTGGCAGTACGAGGCGATCTCCCGTCGCAAACGGGCCTCTGCGAATCCATCACTATCTTGGACCGCTAGATGTACAAAAGTCACCGACTCGAAACCGTCTCGATGGGCAGAAAACTCGCTCACAACCATCTCTGCCAACGACGCAGGAAGGAAATTCAGGATTACCCCGTCGCCTACCTCCCGAGCGAGCGCTCTCATGGCTGGTCCGAGTGCGGCTACGTAAATGGGCGGAGCAACATCTGGCGGACGGTCGAGCCGGAATCCCGTCGAATTAGCGTCGTTTCCTCGATAATCGGTCACGGTACCTAAAAATCCCTGTCTAACAATTGCGATTGTGTCTCGCATTGCCGACAACGGGTGTTTGTATTCTCTTCCGTGCCATTCCCTCACTATCGTTGGAGTGGAAACTCCTATTCCAAGTATCGCCCGTCCCATCGTCAAATCCGCAATTGTGCTCGCCGCCATCGCAAGAAGTGCAGGTGATCTGGTAAAAATCGGAACGATCCCCGTTCCCACTCGAATCCGCGTTGTGTTGAAAGCAATGGCACCTAGAATCGCGAATGCGTCATTGCTGGCCACCTCCGGGGCCCAGATCGAGTCATAACCCAACTTCTCAGCCTCCATTGCAGTCAAAACGGCCTCTCGCGGTGAACATCCTCTGCTAGGCAGCAGCAGACCTCTTATCACGGTACCCTCCACCAAGTTGAGAGTTCTGACCTCGGCTGCACCCAGTTACGCATGTCACATTTCGTG
The genomic region above belongs to Ferrimicrobium acidiphilum DSM 19497 and contains:
- a CDS encoding TetR/AcrR family transcriptional regulator; the encoded protein is MSEDATSKVNVSGLDAIRAARVEWRLEQILGAATRLMATTTFDRMLVSDIAREADVSVGTIYQYVSAKEDILLLIVSQIIEAYRGEVPAAMEKVEDPVERLAAGFRAYCHVVDNHRAAALLAYQESKSLTREGRERLMSLELETNSYFSDCIEEGMELGKFVRVDPGLVASDLSLLAHMWALKHWHLKTQFSFEAYVNHQLCFMVKALVVNQLQSSYLGLFKGDCTSQGERSSA
- a CDS encoding acyl-CoA dehydrogenase family protein, which produces MYEASQDEKDAQLLKEGLRRFVVESLNGSAGRIDETENIPEDVYQKLVETGFHAMAVPGDCGGAGGTVSQVITAIDALATASGAVASIAAMNLLGVRALTSSKSDSRRSDELGRLATGELLSVWSVSDSLLGQELKVTEVGGTLYVNGLLNWVPQYGLHTGYLLVAVGQTEVGPVLLGLDLGDSAHEESVILLPDQADLGLRGLSLHTVEFRNRRLTDRDVLSRDPSAIALLQGIRNAAFAALANGISSASLDYAQTYVGERMQFGVPIGSFQSTKVLLGMMIARLEASRALTSRVAELLNNSKRGARESVATLSTMAKWVAAVSAVQTSTDAAQLHGGYGFIKDYPVERLMRDAQMARLLAGTDELVSIGDQAVTMPRQWRWS
- a CDS encoding LLM class flavin-dependent oxidoreductase, coding for MIRGLLLPSRGCSPREAVLTAMEAEKLGYDSIWAPEVASNDAFAILGAIAFNTTRIRVGTGIVPIFTRSPALLAMAASTIADLTMGRAILGIGVSTPTIVREWHGREYKHPLSAMRDTIAIVRQGFLGTVTDYRGNDANSTGFRLDRPPDVAPPIYVAALGPAMRALAREVGDGVILNFLPASLAEMVVSEFSAHRDGFESVTFVHLAVQDSDGFAEARLRREIASYCQVREYRSWLLSCGLRAVEYGVDVGINEIAKTLDADFVRDVAVVGNATYCRERLNSLERLGITPIVVPVTAYGELEEYRSVMRAVAP
- a CDS encoding IS3 family transposase, producing MPQSIPKSRELVYQTDLTTREEVRLEIFDWIQWYNRKRRHWRSRLQISPIQSEQAAKLQAV